One segment of Prinia subflava isolate CZ2003 ecotype Zambia chromosome 11, Cam_Psub_1.2, whole genome shotgun sequence DNA contains the following:
- the CFAP410 gene encoding cilia- and flagella-associated protein 410 has product MRLSRAAVLAQAKAAALDGVRRLNCWGSHLTDISICRDLPNIEVITFSVNGISDLEPLHQCQNLSELYLRKNNITSLDELFYLKTLPRLRVLWLAENPCCGPDPHRYRMTVLRNLPSLQRLDNQAVTEEELSQALVDGVEITAPPARRSVESGWSESTASSAAGSATERDSELSCSLQDTNKTQEELDMKLVPRDKYSSFSPQETDCSCKKTNNVLNAILLLMKELDSEGLEIIQQTVARRLQAFQKKELQEE; this is encoded by the exons atGAGGCTGAGCCGGGCGGCCGTGCTGGCACAGGCCAAGGCGGCCGCGCTCGACGGCGTCCGCCGCCTCAACTGCTG GGGCAGCCACCTGACGGAT ATATCCATATGCCGGGATTTGCCCAACATTGAGGTGATCACGTTCAG CGTGAATGGCATCTCGGACCTCGAGCCGCTGCACCAGTGCCAGAATCTGAGCGAGCTCTACCTGAGGAAGAACAACATCACGAGCCTGGATGAGCTGTTCTACCTGAAGACGCTGCCGCGGCTGCGGGTGCTGTGGCTGGCAGAGAACCCCTGCTGCGGGCCCGACCCGCACCGCTACCGCATGACCGTGCTGCGCAAcctgcccagcctgcagaggCTCGACAACCAGG CGGTGACAGAGGAAGAGCTGTCGCAGGCGCTGGTGGATGGCGTGGAGATcacggccccgccggcccgCAGGAGCGTGGAGAGCGGCTGGTCCGAGTCCACGGCGTCCAGCGCCGCCGGGTCCGCCACGGAGCGCGACAGcgagctcagctgcagcctgcaggacaCAAA CAAAACTCAGGAGGAGCTTGATATGAAGCTTGTTCCCAGGGATAAatattcctccttttcccctcaagAGACAGATTGCAGCTGCAAGAAGACA AACAATGTCCTGAATGCCATCCTGCTTCTCATGAAGGAACTGGACTCAGAGGGGCTGGAGATCATCCAGCAGACCGTGGCGAGGAGGCTCCAGGCCTTCCagaagaaggagctgcaggaggagtga
- the PFKL gene encoding ATP-dependent 6-phosphofructokinase, liver type isoform X1 — translation MAAAELERLRMAGAGMAIAVLTSGGDAQGMNAAVRAVTRMGIYVGAKVFLIYEGYEGLVEGGDNIKQANWLSVSNIIQLGGTVIGSARCKAFTTRAGRLRAARNLVEHGITNLCVIGGDGSLTGADIFRSEWAGLLEELVREGLISEEVARKNCRLNIVGLVGSIDNDFCGTDMTIGTDSALHRIMEVVDAITTTAQSHQRTFVLEVMGRHCGYLALVSGLASGADWLFIPESPPEDGWEDLMCERLGETRSRGSRLNIIIIAEGAIDRSGKPITSNYVKDLVVQRLGFDTRVTVLGHVQRGGTPSAFDRVLSSKMGMEAVMALLEATPDTPACVVSLSGNQSVRLPLMECVQVTKDVQKAMDEKRFEEAIQLRGRSFENNWNIYKLLAHQKPAQEKSPFSMAILNVGAPAAGMNAAVRSAVRIGICQGHTIYVVSDGFEGLAKGQIREVGWHDVAGWLGRGGSMLGTKRTLPKTCMEKIVENVRKFNIQGLLVIGGFEVGSGGPGWLWASRGILLGCGSGCRASISQSPGCLQAYEGVLQLVEARGQYEELCIVMCVIPATISNNVPGTDFSLGSDTAVNAAMESCDRIKQSASGTKRRVFIVETMGGYCGYLSTVTGIAVGADAAYVYEDPFTIHDLKANVEHLTDKMKTDIQRGLVLRNEKCHEHYTTEFLYNLYSSEGKGIFDCRINVLGHLQQGGAPTPFDRNYGTKLGVKAVLWMSEKLQQVYSKGRVFANSGDTACVIGLRKKVVAFSPVTELKKVTDFEHRLPQEQWWLNLRLMLKMLANYQISLTEYISGQMEHVTRRTLSIEKGF, via the exons ATGGCGGCGGCGGAGCTGGAGCGGCTGCGGATGGCGGGGGCCGGGATGGCCATCGCCGTCCTCACCAGCGGCGGCGACGCGCAAG GCATGAACGCCGCTGTCCGTGCTGTCACCCGCATGGGGATATACGTGGGAGCCAAGGTGTTCCTCATCTATGAG GGCTACGAGGGGCTGGTGGAGGGGGGCGACAACATCAAACAAGCCAACTGGCTGAGCGTCTCCAACATCATCCAGCTG GGCGGGACGGTGATCGGCAGTGCCCGCTGCAAGGCCTTCACCACGCGGGCGGGCCGGCTGCGGGCCGCCCGCAACCTGGTGGAGCACGGCATCACCAACCTGTGCGTCATCGGCGGCGATGGCAGCCTCACCGGCGCCGACATCTTCCGCTCCGagtgggctgggctgctggaggagctggtcCGAGAGG GGCTGATCAGCGAGGAGGTGGCGAGGAAGAACTGCCGCCTGAACATCGTGGGGCTGGTGGGCTCCATCGACAACGACTTCTGCGGCACCGACATGACCATCGGCACCGACTCGGCACTGCACCGCATCATGGAGGTCGTGGATGCCATCACCACCACGGCGCAGAG CCACCAGCGGACGTTCGTGCTGGAGGTGATGGGTCGCCACTGCGG GTACCTGGCGCTGGTGTCCGGCTTGGCCTCGGGCGCCGACTGGCTCTTCATCCCTGAATCCCCTCCAGAGGACGGCTGGGAGGACCTCATGTGCGAGAGGCTCGGGGAG ACACGCAGCCGGGGCTCGCGGCTCAACATCATCATCATCGCCGAGGGCGCCATCGACCGCAGCGGCAAACCCATCACCTCCAACTACGTGAAGGAC CTGGTGGTGCAGCGCCTGGGCTTCGACACGCGGGTCACCGTCCTCGGCCACGTGCAGCGTGGAGGGACCCCGTCCGCCTTTGACCGCGTGCTG AGCAGCAAGATGGGAATGGAGGCAGTGATGGCGCTGCTGGAGGCCACGCCGGACACGCCGGCCTGCGTGGTCAGCCTCTCCGGGAACCAGTCCGTGCGGCTGCCTCTCATGGAGTGTGTCCAGGTG ACAAAGGATGTGCAGAAGGCCATGGATGAGAAGAGGTTTGAGGAGGCCATCCAGCTCCGTGGaag GAGCTTTGAGAACAACTGGAACATCTACAAGCTGCTGGCGCACCAGAAGCCCGCTCAGGAGAAG AGCCCCTTCAGCATGGCCATTCTGAACGTGGGAGCGCCGGCCGCCGGCATGAACGCCGCCGTGCGCTCGGCCGTGCGCATCGGCATCTGCCAGGGACACACCATCTACGTGGTGAGCGACGGCTTCGAGGGCCTGGCCAAGGGGCAG ATCCGCGAGGTTGGCTGGCACGACGTGGCAGGATGGCTGGGCCGTGGCGGCTCCATGCTGGGCACCAAGCG GACGCTGCCCAAGACCTGCATGGAGAAGATCGTGGAGAACGTGCGCAAATTCAAcatccaggggctgctggtCATTGGGGGCTTTGAGGTGGGTTCAGGGGGGCCGGGGTGGCTGTGGGCATCCAGAGGAATCCTTCTTGGATGCGGATctggctgcagggccagcaTTTCCCAATCCCCCGGCTGCTTGCAGGCGTACGAGGGGGTGCTGCAGCTGGTGGAGGCACGCGGGCAGTACGAGGAGCTCTGCATCGTCATGTGCGTCATCCCCGCCACCATCAGCAACAACGTGCCCGGCACCGACTTCAGCCTGGGCTCCGACACGGCCGTCAACGCCGCCATGGAG agctgtgaccGCATCAAGCAGTCGGCCTCGGGCACCAAGCGCCGCGTGTTCATCGTGGAGACCATGGGGGGCTACTGCGGCTACCTGTCCACAGTCACCGGCATCGCCGTGGGCGCCGACGCTGCCTACGTCTACGAAGACCCCTTCACTATCCACGACTTGAAG GCCAACGTGGAGCACTTGACCGACAAAATGAAGACAGATATCCAGAGAGGGCTGGTGCTGCG caatGAGAAGTGCCATGAGCACTACACCACCGAGTTCCTCTACAACCTTTACTCCTCCGAGGGCAAAGGCATCTTTGACTGCAGGATCAATGTACTGGGCCACCTCCAGCAG GGGGGAGCCCCGACCCCCTTTGACCGGAACTACGGGACCAAGCTGGGAGTGAAGGCGGTGCTGTGGAtgtcagagaagctgcagcaagTCTACAGCAAGG GGCGTGTGTTTGCCAACTCTGGAGACACTGCCTGTGTGATCGGGCTGCGGAAGAAGGTGGTGGCCTTCAGCCCCGTGACAGAGCTGAAGAAAGTCACGGATTTTGA gcacaggctgccccaggagcagTGGTGGCTGAACCTGCGGCTGATGCTGAAGATGCTCGCCAACTACCAGATCAGCCTCACCGAGTACATCTCGGGGCAGATGGAGCACGTCACCCGTCGCACCCTCAGCATCGAGAAGGGCTTCTAG
- the PFKL gene encoding ATP-dependent 6-phosphofructokinase, liver type isoform X2, translating to MAAAELERLRMAGAGMAIAVLTSGGDAQGMNAAVRAVTRMGIYVGAKVFLIYEGYEGLVEGGDNIKQANWLSVSNIIQLGGTVIGSARCKAFTTRAGRLRAARNLVEHGITNLCVIGGDGSLTGADIFRSEWAGLLEELVREGLISEEVARKNCRLNIVGLVGSIDNDFCGTDMTIGTDSALHRIMEVVDAITTTAQSHQRTFVLEVMGRHCGYLALVSGLASGADWLFIPESPPEDGWEDLMCERLGETRSRGSRLNIIIIAEGAIDRSGKPITSNYVKDLVVQRLGFDTRVTVLGHVQRGGTPSAFDRVLSSKMGMEAVMALLEATPDTPACVVSLSGNQSVRLPLMECVQVTKDVQKAMDEKRFEEAIQLRGRSFENNWNIYKLLAHQKPAQEKSPFSMAILNVGAPAAGMNAAVRSAVRIGICQGHTIYVVSDGFEGLAKGQIREVGWHDVAGWLGRGGSMLGTKRTLPKTCMEKIVENVRKFNIQGLLVIGGFEAYEGVLQLVEARGQYEELCIVMCVIPATISNNVPGTDFSLGSDTAVNAAMESCDRIKQSASGTKRRVFIVETMGGYCGYLSTVTGIAVGADAAYVYEDPFTIHDLKANVEHLTDKMKTDIQRGLVLRNEKCHEHYTTEFLYNLYSSEGKGIFDCRINVLGHLQQGGAPTPFDRNYGTKLGVKAVLWMSEKLQQVYSKGRVFANSGDTACVIGLRKKVVAFSPVTELKKVTDFEHRLPQEQWWLNLRLMLKMLANYQISLTEYISGQMEHVTRRTLSIEKGF from the exons ATGGCGGCGGCGGAGCTGGAGCGGCTGCGGATGGCGGGGGCCGGGATGGCCATCGCCGTCCTCACCAGCGGCGGCGACGCGCAAG GCATGAACGCCGCTGTCCGTGCTGTCACCCGCATGGGGATATACGTGGGAGCCAAGGTGTTCCTCATCTATGAG GGCTACGAGGGGCTGGTGGAGGGGGGCGACAACATCAAACAAGCCAACTGGCTGAGCGTCTCCAACATCATCCAGCTG GGCGGGACGGTGATCGGCAGTGCCCGCTGCAAGGCCTTCACCACGCGGGCGGGCCGGCTGCGGGCCGCCCGCAACCTGGTGGAGCACGGCATCACCAACCTGTGCGTCATCGGCGGCGATGGCAGCCTCACCGGCGCCGACATCTTCCGCTCCGagtgggctgggctgctggaggagctggtcCGAGAGG GGCTGATCAGCGAGGAGGTGGCGAGGAAGAACTGCCGCCTGAACATCGTGGGGCTGGTGGGCTCCATCGACAACGACTTCTGCGGCACCGACATGACCATCGGCACCGACTCGGCACTGCACCGCATCATGGAGGTCGTGGATGCCATCACCACCACGGCGCAGAG CCACCAGCGGACGTTCGTGCTGGAGGTGATGGGTCGCCACTGCGG GTACCTGGCGCTGGTGTCCGGCTTGGCCTCGGGCGCCGACTGGCTCTTCATCCCTGAATCCCCTCCAGAGGACGGCTGGGAGGACCTCATGTGCGAGAGGCTCGGGGAG ACACGCAGCCGGGGCTCGCGGCTCAACATCATCATCATCGCCGAGGGCGCCATCGACCGCAGCGGCAAACCCATCACCTCCAACTACGTGAAGGAC CTGGTGGTGCAGCGCCTGGGCTTCGACACGCGGGTCACCGTCCTCGGCCACGTGCAGCGTGGAGGGACCCCGTCCGCCTTTGACCGCGTGCTG AGCAGCAAGATGGGAATGGAGGCAGTGATGGCGCTGCTGGAGGCCACGCCGGACACGCCGGCCTGCGTGGTCAGCCTCTCCGGGAACCAGTCCGTGCGGCTGCCTCTCATGGAGTGTGTCCAGGTG ACAAAGGATGTGCAGAAGGCCATGGATGAGAAGAGGTTTGAGGAGGCCATCCAGCTCCGTGGaag GAGCTTTGAGAACAACTGGAACATCTACAAGCTGCTGGCGCACCAGAAGCCCGCTCAGGAGAAG AGCCCCTTCAGCATGGCCATTCTGAACGTGGGAGCGCCGGCCGCCGGCATGAACGCCGCCGTGCGCTCGGCCGTGCGCATCGGCATCTGCCAGGGACACACCATCTACGTGGTGAGCGACGGCTTCGAGGGCCTGGCCAAGGGGCAG ATCCGCGAGGTTGGCTGGCACGACGTGGCAGGATGGCTGGGCCGTGGCGGCTCCATGCTGGGCACCAAGCG GACGCTGCCCAAGACCTGCATGGAGAAGATCGTGGAGAACGTGCGCAAATTCAAcatccaggggctgctggtCATTGGGGGCTTTGAG GCGTACGAGGGGGTGCTGCAGCTGGTGGAGGCACGCGGGCAGTACGAGGAGCTCTGCATCGTCATGTGCGTCATCCCCGCCACCATCAGCAACAACGTGCCCGGCACCGACTTCAGCCTGGGCTCCGACACGGCCGTCAACGCCGCCATGGAG agctgtgaccGCATCAAGCAGTCGGCCTCGGGCACCAAGCGCCGCGTGTTCATCGTGGAGACCATGGGGGGCTACTGCGGCTACCTGTCCACAGTCACCGGCATCGCCGTGGGCGCCGACGCTGCCTACGTCTACGAAGACCCCTTCACTATCCACGACTTGAAG GCCAACGTGGAGCACTTGACCGACAAAATGAAGACAGATATCCAGAGAGGGCTGGTGCTGCG caatGAGAAGTGCCATGAGCACTACACCACCGAGTTCCTCTACAACCTTTACTCCTCCGAGGGCAAAGGCATCTTTGACTGCAGGATCAATGTACTGGGCCACCTCCAGCAG GGGGGAGCCCCGACCCCCTTTGACCGGAACTACGGGACCAAGCTGGGAGTGAAGGCGGTGCTGTGGAtgtcagagaagctgcagcaagTCTACAGCAAGG GGCGTGTGTTTGCCAACTCTGGAGACACTGCCTGTGTGATCGGGCTGCGGAAGAAGGTGGTGGCCTTCAGCCCCGTGACAGAGCTGAAGAAAGTCACGGATTTTGA gcacaggctgccccaggagcagTGGTGGCTGAACCTGCGGCTGATGCTGAAGATGCTCGCCAACTACCAGATCAGCCTCACCGAGTACATCTCGGGGCAGATGGAGCACGTCACCCGTCGCACCCTCAGCATCGAGAAGGGCTTCTAG
- the PROCR gene encoding endothelial protein C receptor isoform X1, producing MLRLLLLGGALGVAAEQAAPLAFTMIQLTRVYRGNSMFRGNASLNGQLSHLLEGDNVTQVLPLEPPDAWARRQEQVITYLENFRLLVQVFNKERPTKFTQHLCCHLGCRLYPNGTAQSFYEVTLNRTAFLSFHVPNATWERRWPGELPVAAFAQEQLMKYSITTQDLQYFLNTTCVSFLQAQSAARTGKVSGRSRAPLVLGLVLGSLVLLGMALGIFLCTGGSC from the exons atgctgcggctgctgctgctcggcGGGGCCCTGGGCGTCGCGGCGGAGCAGGCGG CCCCGCTCGCCTTCACCATGATCCAGCTGACCCGCGTCTACAGGGGCAATTCCATGTTCCGGGGGAACGCCAGCCTGAACGGGCAGCTCAGCCATCTCCTGGAAGGGGATAATGTCACCCAGGTGCTCCCGCTGGAGCCGCCGGACGCCTGGGCCCGGCGGCAGGAGCAGGTGATCACCTACCTGGAGAACTTCAGGCTGCTGGTGCAGGTCTTCAACAAGGAGAGACCCACCAAAT TCACCCAGCACCTGTGCTGCCACCTCGGCTGCCGCCTCTACCCCAACggcacagcccagagcttctaCGAGGTCACCCTCAACAGGACAGCCTTCCTCAGCTTCCACGTCCCCAACGCCACCTGGGAGCGGCGCTGGCCCGGCGAGCTGCCGGTGGCTGCCTTCGCCCAGGAACAGCTGATGAAATACTCCATAACCACCCAGGACCTGCAGTACTTCCTCAACACCACCTGTGTCAGCTTCCTGCAGGCCCAGAGCGCTGCCAGGACAG GAAAGGTCAGCGGCCGATCGCGCGCTCcgctggtgctggggctggtcCTGGGAAGCCTCGTCCTGCTGGGCATGGCCCTGGGCATCTTCCTGTGCACGGGAGGGAGCTGCTAG
- the PROCR gene encoding endothelial protein C receptor isoform X2 has protein sequence MFRGNASLNGQLSHLLEGDNVTQVLPLEPPDAWARRQEQVITYLENFRLLVQVFNKERPTKFTQHLCCHLGCRLYPNGTAQSFYEVTLNRTAFLSFHVPNATWERRWPGELPVAAFAQEQLMKYSITTQDLQYFLNTTCVSFLQAQSAARTGKVSGRSRAPLVLGLVLGSLVLLGMALGIFLCTGGSC, from the exons ATGTTCCGGGGGAACGCCAGCCTGAACGGGCAGCTCAGCCATCTCCTGGAAGGGGATAATGTCACCCAGGTGCTCCCGCTGGAGCCGCCGGACGCCTGGGCCCGGCGGCAGGAGCAGGTGATCACCTACCTGGAGAACTTCAGGCTGCTGGTGCAGGTCTTCAACAAGGAGAGACCCACCAAAT TCACCCAGCACCTGTGCTGCCACCTCGGCTGCCGCCTCTACCCCAACggcacagcccagagcttctaCGAGGTCACCCTCAACAGGACAGCCTTCCTCAGCTTCCACGTCCCCAACGCCACCTGGGAGCGGCGCTGGCCCGGCGAGCTGCCGGTGGCTGCCTTCGCCCAGGAACAGCTGATGAAATACTCCATAACCACCCAGGACCTGCAGTACTTCCTCAACACCACCTGTGTCAGCTTCCTGCAGGCCCAGAGCGCTGCCAGGACAG GAAAGGTCAGCGGCCGATCGCGCGCTCcgctggtgctggggctggtcCTGGGAAGCCTCGTCCTGCTGGGCATGGCCCTGGGCATCTTCCTGTGCACGGGAGGGAGCTGCTAG
- the DNAJB11 gene encoding dnaJ homolog subfamily B member 11 yields the protein MAPAWIGRLCLLLLCLCGEAAAGRDFYKILGVSRGASIKDIKKAYRKLALQLHPDRNPDDPRAQEKFQDLGAAYEVLSDEEKRKQYDAYGEEGLKDGHQSSHGDIFSHFFGDFGFMFGGNPRQQDRNIPRGSDIIVDLEVTLEEVYSGNFVEVVRNKPVARQAPGKRKCNCRQEMRTTQLGPGRFQMTQEVVCDECPNVKLVNEERTLEVEIEPGVRDGMEYPFIGEGEPHVDGEPGDLRFRIKVLKHPVFERRGDDLYTNVTISLVEALTGFEMDIAHLDGHKVHIVRDKTTKPGAKLWKKGEGLPNFDNNNIKGSLIITFDVEFPKEQLTPEQREGLKQLLKQGSVQKVYNGLQGY from the exons ATGGCCCCCGCCTGGATCGGCCgcctgtgcctcctgctgctctgcctctgcgGGGAGGCCGCCGCGGG GAGAGACTTCTACAAGATCCTGGGGGTGTCCCGCGGCGCCTCCATCAAGGACATCAAGAAGGCCTATCGCAAACTGGCGCTGCAGCTCCATCCCGACAGGAACCCCGACGACCCCCGGGCGCAGGAGAAGTTCCAGGACCTGGGCGCTGCCTACGAG gtGCTGTCAGACgaggagaagaggaagcagTACGATGCCTATGGAGAGGAGGGCCTGAAGGATGGGCACCAGAGCTCCCACGGAGACATCTTCTCCCA CTTCTTTGGGGACTTTGGGTTCATGTTTGGAGGAAACCCTCGCCAGCAGGACAGGAATATTCCCCGAGGAAGCGACATCATCGTGGACCTGGAGGTCACACTGGAGGAGGTGTATTCAGGAAACTTTGTAGAA GTTGTCAGGAACAAGCCAGTGGCAAGGCAGGCACCTGGCAAACGGAAATGCAACTGCAGGCAGGAGATGAGAACCACCCAGCTGGGGCCTGGGCGCTTCCAGATGACTCAGGAAGTTGTTTGTGATGAATGTCCCAACGTCAA GCTGGTGAACGAGGAGCGGACGCTGGAAGTGGAGATAGAGCCAGGGGTGAGGGATGGCATGGAGTATCCCTTCATCGGGGAAG GTGAGCCCCACGTGGATGGGGAGCCAGGAGATTTGCGCTTCCGAATAAAAGTTCTTAA GCACCCAGTGTTTGAAAGGAGAGGAGATGACTTGTATACAAACGTGACAATCTCGCTGGTCGAGGCACTGACAGGCTTTGAGATGGATATTGCCCACTTGGATGGGCACAAG GTTCACATTGTGCGGgataaaaccacaaaacccgGCGCCAAGCTGTGGAAGAAGGGAGAAGGTCTTCCAAACTTTGATAACAACAACATCAAAGGCTCCCTAATAATCACCTTCGACGTGGAGTTCCCCAAGGAGCAGCTGACGCCCGAGCAGCGGGAAG GTCTCAAGCAGCTGTTGAAGCAAGGATCAGTGCAGAAGGTCTACAATGGATTGCAGGGATATTGA
- the TBCCD1 gene encoding TBCC domain-containing protein 1 — MAAAGPVRLWVRTEPFLVGALPAPPPARLTPHYLRKAATYARARADQGCFPRLRWPSWRHIACGKLQLSREIAWLYFELFRGLLGPAPPLRLRWADAEAACANAEELERERSKLSVDTLQFLLFLYVQQIHKVSLRRSLLGDEWPSPRTKSPSLAGKSAGGNKNWNDQEHLAFVQSHLLDLLELLLEPEQLSASSHSSCSSLVSLESLCALGFLLEGTVGSSGAVRPLHELALRQPCHGHNGYSKVTRSFSLPKLESWLRSCLAANPLGMTVCLKAGKKLAWAQQVEGTTRRAKIACSARVVPEVSPMVIMSQVYRQTLAKSSDTLVGAHIRIHRCNESFIYLLSPLRSVTIEKCRNSTFVLGPVETSVHVQSCDNVKVIVVCHRLSLSSTTGCTFHTLTPTQPLVLSGNQAVSFAPFHTHYPMLEDHMAQVGLATLPNRWDSPMLVCRDSGDTGVFRLLPPSDFYTFVIPFEMEGDTTETPGGLPQEYQEALRQREQKVQVWQRMVKEAGLTRDQRKQFQTLVENKFYEWLVQTGNRQQLDSLVPPALGSKQAAG, encoded by the exons atggcggcggcggggccggtgcGGCTGTGGGTGCGCACGGAGCCGTTCCTGGTGGgcgcgctcccggccccgccgcccgcccgcctcACCCCGCACTATCTGCGCAAGGCCGCCACCTACGCCCGCGCGCGGGCGGACCAGGGCTGCTTCCCGCGGCTGCGCTGGCCCAGCTGGCGGCACATCGCCTGCgggaagctgcagctgagccGCGAGATCGCCTGGCTCTACTTCGAGCTCTTCCGCGGCCTCCTGGGGCccgcgccgccgctccgccTGCGCTGGGCCGACGCTGAGGCGGCCTGCGCCAACGCCGAGGAGCTGGAGCGGGAGCGGAGCAAG CTCTCCGTGGACACTCTGCAGTTCCTGCTCTTCCTGTACGTGCAGCAGATCCACAAGGTGTCCCTGCGGCGCTCTCTGCTCGGGGACGAGTGGCCCAGCCCCAGGACCAAGTCTCCCAGCCTGGCCGGGAAATCGGCGGGCGGCAATAAG AACTGGAATGACCAGGAGCACCTCGCCTTTGTGCAGAGCCACCTCTtggatctgctggagctgctgctggagccagagcagctctcagcctcttcccactccagctgcagcagcctggtgtCCCTGGAATCCCTGTGTGCCCTCGGCTTCCTGCTGGAGGGCACTGTCGGCAGCTCCGGCGCCGTGCGGCCGCTCCACGAGCTGGCCCTGAGGCAGCCCTGCCACGGCCACAACGGCTACTCCAAGGTCACCAGGAGCTTCTCCCTGCCCAAGCTGGAGAGCTGGCTGCGCTCCTGCCTCGCCGCCAACCCCCTGGGGATGACTGTCTGCCTCAAGGCTGGCAAGAAGCTGGCATGGGCACAGCAAG TGGAAGGAACAACCAGGAGAGCCAAGATTGCCTGCAGTGCCCGGGTGGTGCCAGAGGTGTCTCCCATGGTGATCATGAGCCAGGTGTACAGGCAGACCCTGGCCAAGAGCTCAGACACTCTGGTGGGGGCCCACATCAGAATCCATCGCTGCAACGAGTCCTTCATTtacctcctgtcccctctgcg ATCCGTGACCATCGAGAAGTGCCGGAACAGCACCTTTGTCCTGGGCCCCGTGGAGACCTCAGTGCACGTCCAGAGCTGTGACAACGTCAAGGTCATCGTGGTTTGCCATCGCTTGTCCCTGTCGTCCACCACCGGCTGCACTTTCCACACCCTGACACCCACGCAGCCCCTGGTCCTCTCGGGGAACCAGGCAGTCAGCTTTGCCCCTTTCCACACCCATTACCCCATGCTGGAGGACCACATGGCTCAGGTGGGCCTGGCCACTCTGCCAAACCGCTGGGACAGCCCCATGCTGGTGtgcagggacagcggggacacggGTGTGTTCCGCCTCCTGCCGCCCTCGGACTTCTACACCTTTGTGATTCCCTTCGAGATGGAAGGAGACACCACGGAGACCCCCGGGGGGCTTCCTCAGGAGTACCAGGAGGCGCTGAGGCAGCGGGAGCAGAAGGTCCAGGTGTGGCAGCGCATGGTGAAGGAGGCAGGGCTCACCAG